In Flagellatimonas centrodinii, a single window of DNA contains:
- a CDS encoding HlyD family efflux transporter periplasmic adaptor subunit: MKIEERLFARAEPLDLGRSHYVLWGLLLFIGVFCAWATWAHLEEQIRAPGTVIVSSRSQVVQVVDGGVLQKLHVREGDTVQAGDLLAELDPERFQASSQEIRTKVASLQANMERLEAELENRPLRFSAEVLKYPDIVQSMRNLYDRRRELQEEELTALERSLSLSSQELEALENLAATGDASTSEVLRMRRQVSEIRGEITNKANGYRQEAQSELAKARAEMEQAEQVLIQRVGALAATKLYAPMTGTVNSVKSTTIGAVMKSGDELLQIVPSDDPLLIEAKVTPRDVAFVRRDLKANVKLDPYDYTVYGSLRGHVTYISSDTLEEDTPKGKTTYYRVHVQIDEFPDKRGDEIDVLPGMTATVEIITGDRSVAQYLLKPLRRISSEALVER; this comes from the coding sequence GTGAAGATCGAAGAACGCTTGTTCGCGCGCGCCGAGCCGCTCGATCTCGGTCGCAGCCACTATGTGTTGTGGGGTCTGTTGCTGTTTATCGGTGTGTTCTGCGCCTGGGCCACCTGGGCCCACCTTGAAGAGCAGATCCGTGCACCGGGGACGGTGATCGTGTCCAGCCGGTCGCAGGTGGTGCAGGTGGTGGACGGCGGCGTGCTGCAGAAGCTGCACGTTCGCGAAGGCGATACGGTACAGGCCGGCGACCTGCTGGCCGAGCTCGACCCCGAGCGCTTTCAGGCCAGTTCGCAGGAAATCCGCACCAAGGTGGCCAGCCTGCAGGCCAACATGGAGCGCCTGGAGGCCGAGCTCGAGAACCGCCCGCTGCGGTTTTCCGCCGAAGTGCTGAAGTACCCCGATATCGTCCAGTCCATGCGCAACCTCTATGACCGCCGCCGCGAGCTGCAAGAGGAAGAGCTGACCGCCCTCGAGCGTTCGTTGTCGCTGTCGAGCCAGGAACTGGAAGCCCTCGAGAATCTCGCCGCCACCGGCGATGCCTCCACCAGCGAGGTGTTGCGCATGCGCCGGCAGGTGAGCGAAATCCGCGGCGAGATCACCAACAAGGCCAATGGCTACCGGCAGGAAGCGCAGTCCGAACTGGCCAAGGCGCGTGCCGAAATGGAGCAGGCCGAGCAGGTGCTGATCCAGCGCGTGGGCGCGCTCGCAGCAACCAAGCTGTATGCCCCGATGACCGGCACCGTGAACAGCGTCAAGTCCACCACCATTGGTGCGGTGATGAAGTCGGGCGACGAGCTGCTGCAGATCGTGCCATCCGATGACCCATTGCTGATCGAAGCCAAGGTCACGCCCAGGGATGTCGCCTTTGTCCGCCGCGACCTCAAGGCCAACGTCAAGCTCGACCCCTACGACTACACCGTCTACGGCTCCCTGCGGGGGCATGTCACCTACATCAGCTCCGACACGCTGGAAGAAGACACGCCCAAGGGCAAGACCACCTACTACCGTGTGCATGTGCAGATCGACGAATTTCCCGACAAGCGCGGTGATGAGATCGATGTGCTGCCCGGCATGACCGCGACCGTCGAGATCATCACCGGCGATCGTTCGGTGGCCCAGTACCTGCTCAAGCCGCTGCGGCGGATCAGCAGCGAGGCGCTGGTCGAACGGTAA